CTCACCCTTGGCGTACCGCCCCACAGCTGGCATGACCACAGGCTAGGGCTCGGCGGAGGTGAGTTCCAACCTGCCGTCCGGGCATGCCCTGTGCCTCGACTTCTGAGGCGCTGCGTGCTTACCTGGCCTGGTGGCACGCCACTACCTCTACACCGACCGGCGCCTGGTCTCCGTCCGCCCAGAGGTGGCCTGGACGGTACTCACCGATCATGATCGGATGGCGGAGTGGATGCCTGCGCGCAAGGTCGTCCTTGAGGTGCCGGGTGGCCCAGATCGGCACGGCGTAGGCGCCATCCGTGCCATTCATTCGTTCGGAACGATTATCCGGGAGCGGATTACGACGTTCGACGCACCGACGACCCTGCGATATGAACTGGTGTCCGGACTTCCCTTCCGCGACTACGCCGGTCAGATCACCGTGGAGCCCCAGGCCGGTGGAAGCAGGATCTCGACCGAGATCAGCTTCCGCACCATTGTTCCCGGCACACAGTTGTTGGTCGCGATCGCTATCCGCGTGACCAGTGCCCGCGCCGCTCGCGCTGCCAACCGGCGGGCCTGCTAGCTGATCTAGGTCCGGCCTTGCTGCCGGACAACGCTTTTGGCCCCGAAGCCAGCTCCGGACATCCCCGCACCGATCGGTAACTCGATCCGCGCATTCTCCAAGAGGCGCTCGAGCGCGGCCTCCACTTCGGCCTTCCAGCCGAGGCCCTTGTCGAGTTCCAGCCGCAACCGCGGGAAGTACGGATGGGGTGCGACGACTGTGAAGCCGACCTCTTCGAGGAAGTCCGATGTCAGCATGCAGTCTTCGACCGAACAGTCCCCCAGAACCGCCACAACCGGGGACAGCTCCTCGGGAAGCTTGCCGCCATCGGACATTTCGGTCACGGCAGCGGTGTAACCGAAGGCCTCCAACGCCCGGACGCCACGACGTACCAGATCGTTGACCACTGCGGCCAGCAGACTCTGGGACAACAGTCCGCGGTCTTCGGCGCACTCGACACCGATGGCGGTCAGCAGAATCGCGTCGGCGCTCACCGGCGCGGTCGGGAACAGCCGGGCGCGCGGCACCGCACCCGGTGGTGCGTAGAACGCGAAGCCCAGACACGGATCGTCCATGACGGCGGGCGCCGTCCAGTCATCCGCCGCGGGCAATGTCAGGCCGGCCGCATCGGAGGGCACCACCAGATCGATACCGGTATCGGAGCCGGCTTCCGGCTCGGGCTCATCCGCCGCTGAGTCCGCCCGCGTTGTCACAGCCAGTTGCCCGCAGGACCCCCACTCGAGCATGACCATCGAGAGCCAGGCTTCTTTTTCGAATTCGGGGTCCGTCAGATGGTCGTCACCGACCGTGGACGGATCGACTTCCCAGAAGACGCAACGCCGCGCATGTTTCGGCAACTGCTCGAAGCCCTCGAGCCGAAGCGGCGTGATTCGTGCTGTCACTGAGGTCCCTGGCTTTCACACTTTGTGCGTGGCTGCCCCTCAAGGATAGGAGAGTCCACCAGAGTCGGCCCACTGCGCCCTGAAAATCCCATCGAGTTCCGCCTCCGAAGTGAAATGCTATGCCGCACAGTTCCTTTGCACCATGTGGCGTTGGCGACTGCGGGCCCTGATCACTGATGTGTCACAGTGACGGAACAACCTGGTGTCGTCGGTCGTGGGCTTTCAGCGCTCTTCGGCGCTCATGATTTCGACAATGCGCTGCAGATCGTCCACCGACCCGAACTCGACGACGATCTTGCCTTTTCGTTTGCCGAGGCTCACCGTGACGCGGGTGTCGAACGCTGACGAGAGCTTCTCAGCAACGTCCTGAAGACCCGGCATCTGGATCGGCTTGCGGCGCGGGGCCGGCGGCGCACTGTTCCCGTCACGGTTGGCCAGTGTGACGGCCTCCTCGGTGGCACGCACCGACATACCCTCCGCGACGATGCGGGCTGCCAACTCTTCCTGCTTCTCCGCTCCCCCTTCCAGGGCGAGCAGAGCCCGGGCGTGGCCCGCGGACAGCACTCCGGCCGCGACGCGCCGCTGCACGGCGATCGGGAGACGCAACAGCCGGATCATGTTGGAGATCAGTGGTCGCGAGCGGCCGATCCGCGCGGCGAGTTCATCGTGGGTCACCTCGAACTCGTCGAGCAGCTGCTGGTAGGCCGCGGCCTCTTCCAACGGGTTCAGCTGCACGCGGTGGATGTTCTCCAGCAGCGCGTCACGCAGCATGCTGTCGTCAGCGGTCTCGCGGACGATGGCCGGGATCGATTCCAGGCCGGCCTCCTGGGCGGCCCGCCAGCGACGCTCACCCATCACCAGCTGATAACGAGTTTCGCCGTTCTCCTCGACCGCGCGGACGACGATCGGCTGCATCAAGCCGAACTCGCGGATCGAGTGCACCAACTCACTCAGCGCCTCTTCGTCGAACACCTGCCGCGGCTGGCGCGGGTTCGGCTGAATCAGGTTGGGATCGATCTCCCGGTACGTCGCGCCGACATCGGTGCTGAGGACCGGATCAACTTCATCGGGCGTGGACGCGGGCTCAGCCGTGGCCGGCGGGCCGGCGTCAGCCGATCCGGGAGGCGGCCCCCCGAGGAGAACATCGGCCGCCGTCGCACCGATCCGGGGACTCAAAGCGTCGGTACCGTCCTCAGCGGGACCGGTCGGAATGAGGGCTGCCAGTCCCCTGCCCAGGCCACTCCGCTTCCGTGCCGGCTGATTCATGGTCGTCTCCTGCTCATCGCTGCCGTCCGCTGTCTGTCTTCTGGCTGTTGGTTGGTGGCGCCTACTGTGCGCGGGGCGGGGCCCCGCGCTCTGCGATCTCGCGGCTCGCATCGAGGTAGCTCAGCGCACCGCGGGAACCCGGATCGTAATCGAGGATCGTCATCCCGTAGCCGGGCGCTTCCGACACCTTCACGCTCCGCGGGATGACGGTGCGCAACACCTTGTCACCGAAATGCTCGCGCACATCCTCGGCGACCTGATCCGCCAGCTTGGTCCGTCCGTCGTACATCGTCAGTATCACGGTCGATACCGACAGCTCCGGGTTGAGATGCGCCTTCACCATCTCGATGTTGCGCAGCAGCTGCCCCACACCTTCCAGCGCGTAGTACTCGCACTGAATCGGGATGAGCACCTCGGGTGCGGCCACCAGAGCATTGATGGTCAGCAGCCCCAACGAGGGTGGGCAGTCGATGAACACGTAGTCGAAGTTGTGGTTGGCCAATGCCGCCAGGGCCGCCCGCAGCCGACCTTCGCGCGCCACCATGCTGACCAACTCGATCTCGGCGCCGGCCAGATCGATGGTCGCGGGGATGCAGAACAGACGGTCGCTGTGCGGACTCTGCTGCAGCGCTTCCTCCACCGGGATGTCGCCGATGAGTACCTCGTACGAGGAGGGCGTGCCGGGCCGATGTTCGATGCCCAGCGCCGTACTGGCGTTCCCCTGGGGATCCAGGTCGATCACCAACGTGCGCAGGCCCTGCAGCGCCAGGGCGGCGGCTACGTTGACCGCGGTGGTTGTCTTGCCGACTCCACCCTTCTGGTTGGCGATCGTGAAAACCCGTTGACGCGACGGCCGAGGGAGCTGCCCGTGCGAGGTGTGCAGGACGCGAGTCGCCTGTTCCGCCTCCGCTGCGATCGGGGTGTCCATGCTGGCATCTGTGGACCACGGTGTGCCGGCGTTGCCGTTCCATGTTTCACGTGAAACCGTTTCACGTGAAACGGCAGCCGGAGCGCCCGCGCCAGCGGTTGCCTGCCGATCAGAACCCATCCTCATCTCCTGCCCGATCTCCCCCGCGACCCGGAGGCTCTGCCCGTCGACCGGTTCCCCGGTCTCACCGCTGCGCGCCGCACGGCGACGACGGTTACGGGCGGGTTCAAATAGTTCACGCCACATTTCACCACCCTGGCATCGACTGCACCCAGGGAAGCCATCACACGCCGATGCTCTTCTATCTCAGCTCCGGCGCGCTCGCCTTTGAGGGCGAGCATCCTTCCGTCGACGCGTAGCAGCGGCATGCTCCAACGCGTCAACTTGTCCAGCGAGGCGACCGCGCGCGATGTCACCACATCGAGCTCGCCCACGGATTTACGTACCTCGGAGTCTTCGGCCCGTCCGCGGACCACTGCCACGTCGAGTCCCAATTCGTCGACCGCTTCACGGAGAAACTCGCTACGTCGAAGCAGCGGCTCGATCAACGTGACATGGACATCGGGGCGCGCCAGGGCCAACGGGATACCCGGGAGGCCGGCGCCGCTGCCGATGTCGGCGATGCGCTCATCGGGAGCCAAGAGCTCTCCGAGAGCTGAGCTGTTGAGAATGTGTCGATCCCAGAGCCTGTCCACTTCCCGCGGACCGATCAGACCCCACTCGACACCGGCACCGGCCAGAATCGCCGCGTACCGTTCGGCGGTCTCCAGCCGATCGCCGAAGACCTCCGCCGCGGCGTCCGGTGCCGCGGGGACCGGTCCATGTTTCACGTGAAACATCCTCCGCACTCCCTACGGCACCGTCGCCGCAATCGAACTACACCTTTGTAACTAAGAACTCAGCCAAGCAGAACGACGACGCGTCGCGACGGCTCCACGCCCTCGCTCTCGCTGCGGACCCCATCCACCGCGGCGACTGCGTCGTGAACGATCTTCCGCTCGAACGGCGTCATCGGAGCCAGCTCCTCGCGCTCCCCCGACTCCAGCACGCGGCGGGCCACCTTGTCGCCCAGCGCCGCCAGCTCATCGCGACGGCGGCGGCGCCAGCGTGCGATGTCCAGCATCAGCCGGCTGCGCTCGCCCGTCTTCTGGTGCACAGCCAGTCGGGTCAGCTCCTGCAGCGCGTCCAGCACCTCACCCTTGCGGCCGACCAGCTTGCTCAGATCACCGCCCCCGTCGATGCTCACCACCGCGCGGTCGCCTTCGACATCCAGGTCGATGTCGCCGTCGAAGTCGAGCAGGTCGAGCAGCTCCTCGAGGTAATCGCCGGCAATCTCGCCTTCGGCGACCAGTCGCTCCTCCAGGTCGTCCTCGCTCGTCGCCGCGGCTTGGGTGTCCTCCTCCACCGCCGCTTCAGGCTCGGTCGTCTGTGCGTCCGTCATATCCGTCTTCTCCCTATTCGTAGCCAGTGTGAGAACTGGTCACCGTTTCCGTTTCTTGGGGCGGGCACCGGGCTTGGGCGTGCGGTTCACGCTCGGGGCCGATTCACCTGCCGCATCCTTCTCGTCTTTGGTCTCCGTCGTATCCGAGTCCGTCGCAGTATCCTCCGTGGCGGAGGTCGCGCTCGTGGTCTCGGTCTTGCGGGCCCGGTTGGGCTTGGCCCCCGGCGCGGGCGCATTCGCCGAACGGCGCTCGAGCGCCTCCGCCTTCTTCGCTTCTTCTTCCTTTTCGATCATCCCGAACACGTAGTGCTGCTGACCGTAGGTCCAGATGTTGTTCGACAGCCAGTAGATGATCACCGCGAGCGGAAGGAAGGGGCCACCGACGACCACACCGAGTGGGAACACGTAGAGCGCGAGCTTGTTCATCATCGCGGTCTGCGGGTTGGCGGCGGCTTCCACGCTCTGGCGCGCCACCGACGCCCGGCTGTTGAAGTGCGTGGCGATGCCGGCCAGGATCATGATCGGCACGCCGACCAGAACGACGGACAGC
The window above is part of the Mycolicibacterium fortuitum subsp. fortuitum genome. Proteins encoded here:
- a CDS encoding SRPBCC family protein — its product is MARHYLYTDRRLVSVRPEVAWTVLTDHDRMAEWMPARKVVLEVPGGPDRHGVGAIRAIHSFGTIIRERITTFDAPTTLRYELVSGLPFRDYAGQITVEPQAGGSRISTEISFRTIVPGTQLLVAIAIRVTSARAARAANRRAC
- a CDS encoding ParB/RepB/Spo0J family partition protein → MNQPARKRSGLGRGLAALIPTGPAEDGTDALSPRIGATAADVLLGGPPPGSADAGPPATAEPASTPDEVDPVLSTDVGATYREIDPNLIQPNPRQPRQVFDEEALSELVHSIREFGLMQPIVVRAVEENGETRYQLVMGERRWRAAQEAGLESIPAIVRETADDSMLRDALLENIHRVQLNPLEEAAAYQQLLDEFEVTHDELAARIGRSRPLISNMIRLLRLPIAVQRRVAAGVLSAGHARALLALEGGAEKQEELAARIVAEGMSVRATEEAVTLANRDGNSAPPAPRRKPIQMPGLQDVAEKLSSAFDTRVTVSLGKRKGKIVVEFGSVDDLQRIVEIMSAEER
- a CDS encoding ParA family protein, coding for MRMGSDRQATAGAGAPAAVSRETVSRETWNGNAGTPWSTDASMDTPIAAEAEQATRVLHTSHGQLPRPSRQRVFTIANQKGGVGKTTTAVNVAAALALQGLRTLVIDLDPQGNASTALGIEHRPGTPSSYEVLIGDIPVEEALQQSPHSDRLFCIPATIDLAGAEIELVSMVAREGRLRAALAALANHNFDYVFIDCPPSLGLLTINALVAAPEVLIPIQCEYYALEGVGQLLRNIEMVKAHLNPELSVSTVILTMYDGRTKLADQVAEDVREHFGDKVLRTVIPRSVKVSEAPGYGMTILDYDPGSRGALSYLDASREIAERGAPPRAQ
- the rsmG gene encoding 16S rRNA (guanine(527)-N(7))-methyltransferase RsmG — encoded protein: MFHVKHGPVPAAPDAAAEVFGDRLETAERYAAILAGAGVEWGLIGPREVDRLWDRHILNSSALGELLAPDERIADIGSGAGLPGIPLALARPDVHVTLIEPLLRRSEFLREAVDELGLDVAVVRGRAEDSEVRKSVGELDVVTSRAVASLDKLTRWSMPLLRVDGRMLALKGERAGAEIEEHRRVMASLGAVDARVVKCGVNYLNPPVTVVAVRRAAVRPGNRSTGRASGSRGRSGRR
- a CDS encoding protein jag — protein: MTDAQTTEPEAAVEEDTQAAATSEDDLEERLVAEGEIAGDYLEELLDLLDFDGDIDLDVEGDRAVVSIDGGGDLSKLVGRKGEVLDALQELTRLAVHQKTGERSRLMLDIARWRRRRRDELAALGDKVARRVLESGEREELAPMTPFERKIVHDAVAAVDGVRSESEGVEPSRRVVVLLG